The following are encoded in a window of Cygnus atratus isolate AKBS03 ecotype Queensland, Australia chromosome 8, CAtr_DNAZoo_HiC_assembly, whole genome shotgun sequence genomic DNA:
- the ABL2 gene encoding tyrosine-protein kinase ABL2 isoform X1 → MGQQVGRLGEPPAGLQHHQQQQQPRAPRGSSAGRPAGRRREAAGRTAEGGFNVFAQHEALHRPYGCDVEPQALNEAIRWSSKENLLGATESDPNLFVALYDFVASGDNTLSITKGEKLRVLGYNQNGEWSEVRSKNGQGWVPSNYITPVNSLEKHSWYHGPVSRSAAEYLLSSLINGSFLVRESESSPGQLSISLRYEGRVYHYRINTTSDGKVYVTAESRFSTLAELVHHHSTVADGLVTTLHYPAPKCNKPTVYGVSPIHDKWEMERTDITMKHKLGGGQYGEVYVGVWKRYNLTVAVKTLKEDTMEVEEFLKEAAVMKEIKHPNLVQLLGVCTLEPPFYIVTEYMPYGNLLDYLRECNREEVSAVVLLYMATQISSAMEYLEKKNFIHRDLAARNCLVGENHVVKVADFGLSRLMTGDTYTAHAGAKFPIKWTAPESLAYNTFSIKSDVWAFGVLLWEIATYGMSPYPGIDLSQVYDLLEKGYRMEQPEGCPPKVYELMRACWKWNPPDRPSFAETHQAFETMFHDSSISEEVAEELGRTASSSSIVPYLPRLPMLPSKTRTLKKQAENKENIEGTQDTLEHSASSSAPGFIRSTQPTSGSPALPRKQRDKSPSSLLEDAKETTFTRDRKGGFFSSFMKKRNAPTPPKRSSSFREMENQPHKKYELTGNFSSVASLQHVDGFAFAPTQQDASLAPPKCYGGGFVQRTFYNDDGTGTSSGGGVSTGGGWSGITGFFTPRLIKKTLGLRPGKPTGSEETSKPFPRSNSTSSMSSGLPEQDRMAMTLPRNSQRSKIQLERTVSTSSQPDESMGRANDLLPKKLEEGPALTRERPKAKLLPRGATALPFRTPSGLEEKESPGLAAAPKSKEKNSGPRQGALEDGERPGWSSPVKAAAILPTTHNHKVPVLISPTLKHTPADVQLIGTDSQGNKFKLLSEHQVTSSGDRDRPRRVKPKCAPPPPPVMRLLQQPAACADAAEELSNGAGAQHGLESSEGSKKAAAAPVGGKSGRPVMPPPQVPLSSSSTSPVKMANGTAGAKVALRKTKQAAEKIPADKISKEALLECADLLSSAIAEPTPNSQLVDTGHQLLDYCSGYVDCIPHTRNKFAFREAVSKLELSLQELQVSSTAASVPGANPVLNNLLSCVQEISDVVQR, encoded by the exons aGGCCCTGCACCGCCCCTATGGTTGTGATGTTGAACCCCAGGCACTGAACGAAGCCATCAGGTGGAGCTCCAAGGAGAACCTGCTTGGAGCCACTGAGAGCGATCCCAACCTCTTTGTTGCACTTTATGATTTTGTAGCAAGCGGTGACAACACGCTCAGTATCACCAAAG GTGAGAAGTTGCGAGTCCTGGGTTACAACCAGAACGGTGAATGGAGCGAGGTACGTTCAAAGAATGGGCAGGGCTGGGTACCAAGCAACTACATCACGCCAGTGAACAGCCTGGAAAAGCATTCATGGTACCATGGGCCGGTGTCACGCAGTGCAGCAGAGTATCTGCTGAGCAGTCTCATCAACGGCAGCTTCCTGGTTCGTGAAAGCGAGAGCAGCCCCGGGCAGCTATCCATCTCGCTCAGGTACGAGGGACGTGTTTACCACTACAGGATCAATACCACCTCAGATGGAAAG GTTTATGTGACAGCAGAGAGCCGTTTCAGCACACTAGCAGAGCTAGTGCACCATCACTCTACAGTAGCTGATGGCCTGGTGACAACTTTGCATTACCCAGCACCTAAGTGCAATAAGCCCACTGTCTATGGAGTGTCTCCCATCCACGACAAGTGGGAGATGGAGCGGACTGATATCACCATGAAGCACAAACTTGGGGGCGGGCAGTATGGCGAGGTGTACGTTGGTGTCTGGAAGAGATACAATCTCACGGTCGCTGTGAAGACATTAAAG GAAGATACCATGGAGGTGGAAGAGTTCTTGAAAGAAGCTGCTGTgatgaaggaaataaagcatCCAAATCTAGTGCAGTTATTAG GTGTGTGTACCCTGGAGCCACCCTTTTACATTGTGACAGAATACATGCCATATGGGAACCTACTAGACTATTTACGGGAATGCAACCGGGAGGAAGTGAGTGCCGTTGTGTTACTCTATATGGCCACTCAGATCTCCTCTGCTATGGAGTACCTGGAGAAGAAGAACTTCATTCACAG GGACTTGGCAGCACGGAACTGCTTAGTTGGAGAAAATCATGTGGTGAAGGTGGCCGACTTTGGCTTAAGTCGACTTATGACTGGAGATACATATACAGCTCATGCTGGAGCCAAGTTCCCAATCAAGTGGACTGCTCCCGAGAGCTTGGCCTATAACACCTTCTCAATCAAATCAGATGTGTGGG ccTTTGGGGTGCTGTTATGGGAAATTGCTACCTATGGGATGTCACCGTACCCAGGCATTGACCTCTCTCAGGTGTATGATCTGCTGGAAAAGGGCTATCGAATGGAACAACCGGAGGGGTGCCCTCCAAAGGTTTATGAATTGATGAGGGCGT GTTGGAAGTGGAACCCGCCTGACCGACCTTCCTTTGCTGAGACCCACCAGGCCTTTGAAACCATGTTCCACGACTCGAGCATCTCGGAGG AGGTAGCAGAGGAGCTCGGAAGAACAGCCTCCTCCTCATCCATAGTTCCTTACTTGCCCCGGTTGCCCATGCTTCCCTCCAAGACTAGAACACTGAAGAAGCAGGCAGAGAACAAGGAGAACATTGAAGGAACACAAGATACTCTGGAGCATTCAGcttccagctcagcaccag GTTTTATCAGAAGCACACAGCCAACAAGTGGGTCTCCCGCACTGCCTCGCAAGCAGAGGGACAAGTcacccagcagcctgctggaggATGCCAAAGAGACCACTTTCACCAGGGACAGAAAAGGTGGCTTCTTCAGCTCCTTTATGAAGAAGAGGAATGCGCCCACACCTCCCAAGCGCAGCAGTTCCTTCCGGGAGATGGAGAATCAGCCCCACAAGAAATACGAGCTAACGGGTAACTTCTCATCTGTTGCTTCCTTGCAGCATGTGGATGGGTTTGCTTTTGCTCCCACGCAGCAGGACGCGAGCCTGGCACCACCCAAGTGCTATGGTGGGGGCTTTGTGCAGAGGACCTTCTACAACGACGATGGCACTGGCACCAGCAGTGGTGGGGGTGTAAGCACTGGTGGTGGGTGGTCAGGCATCACAGGTTTCTTTACACCACGGTTGATTAAAAAGACACTGGGTTTACGACCAGGAAAACCTACTGGCAGTGAAGAAACTTCAAAGCCTTTTCCAAGGTCAAACTCCACATCTTCCATGTCCTCAGGGCTTCCAGAGCAGGATAGGATGGCAATGACCCTTCCCAGAAATTCCCAGAGGTCAAAAATCCAGCTGGAACGGACAGTGTCCACCTCCTCTCAGCCTGATGAGAGCATGGGGAGGGCCAACGACCTGCTTCCCAAAAAGCTGGAAGAAGGCCCTGCTTTGACCAGAGAAAGACCAAAAGCAAAACTCTTGCCAAGGGGTGCCACAGCTCTCCCTTTCCGAACCCCCTCTGgtttggaagaaaaggagagtcCAGGGCTAGCAGCAGCTCctaagagcaaagaaaaaaacagtggcCCGCGGCAAGGGGCCCTTGAAGATGGTGAGAGACCGGGGTGGTCCTCTCCAGTCAAGGCTGCAGCAATACTTCCAACCACTCATAACCACAAAGTGCCAGTCCTAATCTCACCCACTCTAAAACACACTCCAGCAGACGTGCAGCTCATTGGCACAGACTCTCAGGGTAATAAATTTAAGCTCTTATCTGAGCATCAGGTCACTTCTTCCGGCGACAGGGACCGGCCCAGACGGGTAAAACCAAAGTGTGCTCCACCTCCACCACCAGTGATGAGGCTCCTCCAACAGCCAGCTGCTTGTGCAGATGCAGCAGAAGAACTGAGCAACGGGGCAGGAGCGCAGCATGGACTGGAATCAAGCGAAGGGAGtaagaaggcagcagcagcacctgttGGTGGAAAATCCGGGAGGCCTGTGATGCCTCCACCTCAAGTGCCTCTGTCATCGTCTTCCACTTCCCCAGTGAAAATGGCCAATGGCACGGCTGGCGCAAAAGTAGCGCTAAGAAAGACCAAACAGGCGGCCGAGAAAATCCCAGCAGACAAAATCAGCAAGGAAGCACTGCTGGAGTGCGCAGACCTCCTCTCGAGTGCCATCGCTGAGCCAACACCAAACAGCCAGCTGGTGGACACAGGGCATCAGCTGTTGGATTACTGCTCAGGCTACGTGGACTGCATCCCACATACACGCAACAAATTTGCCTTCCGGGAAGCCGTGAGCAAACTGGAACTCAGCCTGCAGGAACTGCAGGTGTCCTCAACAGCTGCTAGTGTCCCTGGGGCAAACCCCGTCCTTAATAACTTATTGTCGTGTGTCCAAGAAATCAGCGATGTGGTGCAAAGGTAG
- the ABL2 gene encoding tyrosine-protein kinase ABL2 isoform X3 codes for MGQQVGRLGEPPAGLQHHQQQQQPRAPRGSSAGRPAGRRREAAGRTAEGGFNVFAQHEALHRPYGCDVEPQALNEAIRWSSKENLLGATESDPNLFVALYDFVASGDNTLSITKGEKLRVLGYNQNGEWSEVRSKNGQGWVPSNYITPVNSLEKHSWYHGPVSRSAAEYLLSSLINGSFLVRESESSPGQLSISLRYEGRVYHYRINTTSDGKVYVTAESRFSTLAELVHHHSTVADGLVTTLHYPAPKCNKPTVYGVSPIHDKWEMERTDITMKHKLGGGQYGEVYVGVWKRYNLTVAVKTLKEDTMEVEEFLKEAAVMKEIKHPNLVQLLGVCTLEPPFYIVTEYMPYGNLLDYLRECNREEVSAVVLLYMATQISSAMEYLEKKNFIHRDLAARNCLVGENHVVKVADFGLSRLMTGDTYTAHAGAKFPIKWTAPESLAYNTFSIKSDVWAFGVLLWEIATYGMSPYPGIDLSQVYDLLEKGYRMEQPEGCPPKVYELMRACWKWNPPDRPSFAETHQAFETMFHDSSISEEVAEELGRTASSSSIVPYLPRLPMLPSKTRTLKKQAENKENIEGTQDTLEHSASSSAPGFIRSTQPTSGSPALPRKQRDKSPSSLLEDAKETTFTRDRKGGFFSSFMKKRNAPTPPKRSSSFREMENQPHKKYELTGLPEQDRMAMTLPRNSQRSKIQLERTVSTSSQPDESMGRANDLLPKKLEEGPALTRERPKAKLLPRGATALPFRTPSGLEEKESPGLAAAPKSKEKNSGPRQGALEDGERPGWSSPVKAAAILPTTHNHKVPVLISPTLKHTPADVQLIGTDSQGNKFKLLSEHQVTSSGDRDRPRRVKPKCAPPPPPVMRLLQQPAACADAAEELSNGAGAQHGLESSEGSKKAAAAPVGGKSGRPVMPPPQVPLSSSSTSPVKMANGTAGAKVALRKTKQAAEKIPADKISKEALLECADLLSSAIAEPTPNSQLVDTGHQLLDYCSGYVDCIPHTRNKFAFREAVSKLELSLQELQVSSTAASVPGANPVLNNLLSCVQEISDVVQR; via the exons aGGCCCTGCACCGCCCCTATGGTTGTGATGTTGAACCCCAGGCACTGAACGAAGCCATCAGGTGGAGCTCCAAGGAGAACCTGCTTGGAGCCACTGAGAGCGATCCCAACCTCTTTGTTGCACTTTATGATTTTGTAGCAAGCGGTGACAACACGCTCAGTATCACCAAAG GTGAGAAGTTGCGAGTCCTGGGTTACAACCAGAACGGTGAATGGAGCGAGGTACGTTCAAAGAATGGGCAGGGCTGGGTACCAAGCAACTACATCACGCCAGTGAACAGCCTGGAAAAGCATTCATGGTACCATGGGCCGGTGTCACGCAGTGCAGCAGAGTATCTGCTGAGCAGTCTCATCAACGGCAGCTTCCTGGTTCGTGAAAGCGAGAGCAGCCCCGGGCAGCTATCCATCTCGCTCAGGTACGAGGGACGTGTTTACCACTACAGGATCAATACCACCTCAGATGGAAAG GTTTATGTGACAGCAGAGAGCCGTTTCAGCACACTAGCAGAGCTAGTGCACCATCACTCTACAGTAGCTGATGGCCTGGTGACAACTTTGCATTACCCAGCACCTAAGTGCAATAAGCCCACTGTCTATGGAGTGTCTCCCATCCACGACAAGTGGGAGATGGAGCGGACTGATATCACCATGAAGCACAAACTTGGGGGCGGGCAGTATGGCGAGGTGTACGTTGGTGTCTGGAAGAGATACAATCTCACGGTCGCTGTGAAGACATTAAAG GAAGATACCATGGAGGTGGAAGAGTTCTTGAAAGAAGCTGCTGTgatgaaggaaataaagcatCCAAATCTAGTGCAGTTATTAG GTGTGTGTACCCTGGAGCCACCCTTTTACATTGTGACAGAATACATGCCATATGGGAACCTACTAGACTATTTACGGGAATGCAACCGGGAGGAAGTGAGTGCCGTTGTGTTACTCTATATGGCCACTCAGATCTCCTCTGCTATGGAGTACCTGGAGAAGAAGAACTTCATTCACAG GGACTTGGCAGCACGGAACTGCTTAGTTGGAGAAAATCATGTGGTGAAGGTGGCCGACTTTGGCTTAAGTCGACTTATGACTGGAGATACATATACAGCTCATGCTGGAGCCAAGTTCCCAATCAAGTGGACTGCTCCCGAGAGCTTGGCCTATAACACCTTCTCAATCAAATCAGATGTGTGGG ccTTTGGGGTGCTGTTATGGGAAATTGCTACCTATGGGATGTCACCGTACCCAGGCATTGACCTCTCTCAGGTGTATGATCTGCTGGAAAAGGGCTATCGAATGGAACAACCGGAGGGGTGCCCTCCAAAGGTTTATGAATTGATGAGGGCGT GTTGGAAGTGGAACCCGCCTGACCGACCTTCCTTTGCTGAGACCCACCAGGCCTTTGAAACCATGTTCCACGACTCGAGCATCTCGGAGG AGGTAGCAGAGGAGCTCGGAAGAACAGCCTCCTCCTCATCCATAGTTCCTTACTTGCCCCGGTTGCCCATGCTTCCCTCCAAGACTAGAACACTGAAGAAGCAGGCAGAGAACAAGGAGAACATTGAAGGAACACAAGATACTCTGGAGCATTCAGcttccagctcagcaccag GTTTTATCAGAAGCACACAGCCAACAAGTGGGTCTCCCGCACTGCCTCGCAAGCAGAGGGACAAGTcacccagcagcctgctggaggATGCCAAAGAGACCACTTTCACCAGGGACAGAAAAGGTGGCTTCTTCAGCTCCTTTATGAAGAAGAGGAATGCGCCCACACCTCCCAAGCGCAGCAGTTCCTTCCGGGAGATGGAGAATCAGCCCCACAAGAAATACGAGCTAACGG GGCTTCCAGAGCAGGATAGGATGGCAATGACCCTTCCCAGAAATTCCCAGAGGTCAAAAATCCAGCTGGAACGGACAGTGTCCACCTCCTCTCAGCCTGATGAGAGCATGGGGAGGGCCAACGACCTGCTTCCCAAAAAGCTGGAAGAAGGCCCTGCTTTGACCAGAGAAAGACCAAAAGCAAAACTCTTGCCAAGGGGTGCCACAGCTCTCCCTTTCCGAACCCCCTCTGgtttggaagaaaaggagagtcCAGGGCTAGCAGCAGCTCctaagagcaaagaaaaaaacagtggcCCGCGGCAAGGGGCCCTTGAAGATGGTGAGAGACCGGGGTGGTCCTCTCCAGTCAAGGCTGCAGCAATACTTCCAACCACTCATAACCACAAAGTGCCAGTCCTAATCTCACCCACTCTAAAACACACTCCAGCAGACGTGCAGCTCATTGGCACAGACTCTCAGGGTAATAAATTTAAGCTCTTATCTGAGCATCAGGTCACTTCTTCCGGCGACAGGGACCGGCCCAGACGGGTAAAACCAAAGTGTGCTCCACCTCCACCACCAGTGATGAGGCTCCTCCAACAGCCAGCTGCTTGTGCAGATGCAGCAGAAGAACTGAGCAACGGGGCAGGAGCGCAGCATGGACTGGAATCAAGCGAAGGGAGtaagaaggcagcagcagcacctgttGGTGGAAAATCCGGGAGGCCTGTGATGCCTCCACCTCAAGTGCCTCTGTCATCGTCTTCCACTTCCCCAGTGAAAATGGCCAATGGCACGGCTGGCGCAAAAGTAGCGCTAAGAAAGACCAAACAGGCGGCCGAGAAAATCCCAGCAGACAAAATCAGCAAGGAAGCACTGCTGGAGTGCGCAGACCTCCTCTCGAGTGCCATCGCTGAGCCAACACCAAACAGCCAGCTGGTGGACACAGGGCATCAGCTGTTGGATTACTGCTCAGGCTACGTGGACTGCATCCCACATACACGCAACAAATTTGCCTTCCGGGAAGCCGTGAGCAAACTGGAACTCAGCCTGCAGGAACTGCAGGTGTCCTCAACAGCTGCTAGTGTCCCTGGGGCAAACCCCGTCCTTAATAACTTATTGTCGTGTGTCCAAGAAATCAGCGATGTGGTGCAAAGGTAG
- the ABL2 gene encoding tyrosine-protein kinase ABL2 isoform X2, with the protein MGQQVGRLGEPPAGLQHHQQQQQPRAPRGSSAGRPAGRRREAAGRTAEGGFNVFAQHGERGERAGGGLPHKGRILGEALHRPYGCDVEPQALNEAIRWSSKENLLGATESDPNLFVALYDFVASGDNTLSITKGEKLRVLGYNQNGEWSEVRSKNGQGWVPSNYITPVNSLEKHSWYHGPVSRSAAEYLLSSLINGSFLVRESESSPGQLSISLRYEGRVYHYRINTTSDGKVYVTAESRFSTLAELVHHHSTVADGLVTTLHYPAPKCNKPTVYGVSPIHDKWEMERTDITMKHKLGGGQYGEVYVGVWKRYNLTVAVKTLKEDTMEVEEFLKEAAVMKEIKHPNLVQLLGVCTLEPPFYIVTEYMPYGNLLDYLRECNREEVSAVVLLYMATQISSAMEYLEKKNFIHRDLAARNCLVGENHVVKVADFGLSRLMTGDTYTAHAGAKFPIKWTAPESLAYNTFSIKSDVWAFGVLLWEIATYGMSPYPGIDLSQVYDLLEKGYRMEQPEGCPPKVYELMRACWKWNPPDRPSFAETHQAFETMFHDSSISEEVAEELGRTASSSSIVPYLPRLPMLPSKTRTLKKQAENKENIEGTQDTLEHSASSSAPGFIRSTQPTSGSPALPRKQRDKSPSSLLEDAKETTFTRDRKGGFFSSFMKKRNAPTPPKRSSSFREMENQPHKKYELTGNFSSVASLQHVDGFAFAPTQQDASLAPPKCYGGGFVQRTFYNDDGTGFFTPRLIKKTLGLRPGKPTGSEETSKPFPRSNSTSSMSSGLPEQDRMAMTLPRNSQRSKIQLERTVSTSSQPDESMGRANDLLPKKLEEGPALTRERPKAKLLPRGATALPFRTPSGLEEKESPGLAAAPKSKEKNSGPRQGALEDGERPGWSSPVKAAAILPTTHNHKVPVLISPTLKHTPADVQLIGTDSQGNKFKLLSEHQVTSSGDRDRPRRVKPKCAPPPPPVMRLLQQPAACADAAEELSNGAGAQHGLESSEGSKKAAAAPVGGKSGRPVMPPPQVPLSSSSTSPVKMANGTAGAKVALRKTKQAAEKIPADKISKEALLECADLLSSAIAEPTPNSQLVDTGHQLLDYCSGYVDCIPHTRNKFAFREAVSKLELSLQELQVSSTAASVPGANPVLNNLLSCVQEISDVVQR; encoded by the exons aGGCCCTGCACCGCCCCTATGGTTGTGATGTTGAACCCCAGGCACTGAACGAAGCCATCAGGTGGAGCTCCAAGGAGAACCTGCTTGGAGCCACTGAGAGCGATCCCAACCTCTTTGTTGCACTTTATGATTTTGTAGCAAGCGGTGACAACACGCTCAGTATCACCAAAG GTGAGAAGTTGCGAGTCCTGGGTTACAACCAGAACGGTGAATGGAGCGAGGTACGTTCAAAGAATGGGCAGGGCTGGGTACCAAGCAACTACATCACGCCAGTGAACAGCCTGGAAAAGCATTCATGGTACCATGGGCCGGTGTCACGCAGTGCAGCAGAGTATCTGCTGAGCAGTCTCATCAACGGCAGCTTCCTGGTTCGTGAAAGCGAGAGCAGCCCCGGGCAGCTATCCATCTCGCTCAGGTACGAGGGACGTGTTTACCACTACAGGATCAATACCACCTCAGATGGAAAG GTTTATGTGACAGCAGAGAGCCGTTTCAGCACACTAGCAGAGCTAGTGCACCATCACTCTACAGTAGCTGATGGCCTGGTGACAACTTTGCATTACCCAGCACCTAAGTGCAATAAGCCCACTGTCTATGGAGTGTCTCCCATCCACGACAAGTGGGAGATGGAGCGGACTGATATCACCATGAAGCACAAACTTGGGGGCGGGCAGTATGGCGAGGTGTACGTTGGTGTCTGGAAGAGATACAATCTCACGGTCGCTGTGAAGACATTAAAG GAAGATACCATGGAGGTGGAAGAGTTCTTGAAAGAAGCTGCTGTgatgaaggaaataaagcatCCAAATCTAGTGCAGTTATTAG GTGTGTGTACCCTGGAGCCACCCTTTTACATTGTGACAGAATACATGCCATATGGGAACCTACTAGACTATTTACGGGAATGCAACCGGGAGGAAGTGAGTGCCGTTGTGTTACTCTATATGGCCACTCAGATCTCCTCTGCTATGGAGTACCTGGAGAAGAAGAACTTCATTCACAG GGACTTGGCAGCACGGAACTGCTTAGTTGGAGAAAATCATGTGGTGAAGGTGGCCGACTTTGGCTTAAGTCGACTTATGACTGGAGATACATATACAGCTCATGCTGGAGCCAAGTTCCCAATCAAGTGGACTGCTCCCGAGAGCTTGGCCTATAACACCTTCTCAATCAAATCAGATGTGTGGG ccTTTGGGGTGCTGTTATGGGAAATTGCTACCTATGGGATGTCACCGTACCCAGGCATTGACCTCTCTCAGGTGTATGATCTGCTGGAAAAGGGCTATCGAATGGAACAACCGGAGGGGTGCCCTCCAAAGGTTTATGAATTGATGAGGGCGT GTTGGAAGTGGAACCCGCCTGACCGACCTTCCTTTGCTGAGACCCACCAGGCCTTTGAAACCATGTTCCACGACTCGAGCATCTCGGAGG AGGTAGCAGAGGAGCTCGGAAGAACAGCCTCCTCCTCATCCATAGTTCCTTACTTGCCCCGGTTGCCCATGCTTCCCTCCAAGACTAGAACACTGAAGAAGCAGGCAGAGAACAAGGAGAACATTGAAGGAACACAAGATACTCTGGAGCATTCAGcttccagctcagcaccag GTTTTATCAGAAGCACACAGCCAACAAGTGGGTCTCCCGCACTGCCTCGCAAGCAGAGGGACAAGTcacccagcagcctgctggaggATGCCAAAGAGACCACTTTCACCAGGGACAGAAAAGGTGGCTTCTTCAGCTCCTTTATGAAGAAGAGGAATGCGCCCACACCTCCCAAGCGCAGCAGTTCCTTCCGGGAGATGGAGAATCAGCCCCACAAGAAATACGAGCTAACGGGTAACTTCTCATCTGTTGCTTCCTTGCAGCATGTGGATGGGTTTGCTTTTGCTCCCACGCAGCAGGACGCGAGCCTGGCACCACCCAAGTGCTATGGTGGGGGCTTTGTGCAGAGGACCTTCTACAACGACGATGGCACTG GTTTCTTTACACCACGGTTGATTAAAAAGACACTGGGTTTACGACCAGGAAAACCTACTGGCAGTGAAGAAACTTCAAAGCCTTTTCCAAGGTCAAACTCCACATCTTCCATGTCCTCAGGGCTTCCAGAGCAGGATAGGATGGCAATGACCCTTCCCAGAAATTCCCAGAGGTCAAAAATCCAGCTGGAACGGACAGTGTCCACCTCCTCTCAGCCTGATGAGAGCATGGGGAGGGCCAACGACCTGCTTCCCAAAAAGCTGGAAGAAGGCCCTGCTTTGACCAGAGAAAGACCAAAAGCAAAACTCTTGCCAAGGGGTGCCACAGCTCTCCCTTTCCGAACCCCCTCTGgtttggaagaaaaggagagtcCAGGGCTAGCAGCAGCTCctaagagcaaagaaaaaaacagtggcCCGCGGCAAGGGGCCCTTGAAGATGGTGAGAGACCGGGGTGGTCCTCTCCAGTCAAGGCTGCAGCAATACTTCCAACCACTCATAACCACAAAGTGCCAGTCCTAATCTCACCCACTCTAAAACACACTCCAGCAGACGTGCAGCTCATTGGCACAGACTCTCAGGGTAATAAATTTAAGCTCTTATCTGAGCATCAGGTCACTTCTTCCGGCGACAGGGACCGGCCCAGACGGGTAAAACCAAAGTGTGCTCCACCTCCACCACCAGTGATGAGGCTCCTCCAACAGCCAGCTGCTTGTGCAGATGCAGCAGAAGAACTGAGCAACGGGGCAGGAGCGCAGCATGGACTGGAATCAAGCGAAGGGAGtaagaaggcagcagcagcacctgttGGTGGAAAATCCGGGAGGCCTGTGATGCCTCCACCTCAAGTGCCTCTGTCATCGTCTTCCACTTCCCCAGTGAAAATGGCCAATGGCACGGCTGGCGCAAAAGTAGCGCTAAGAAAGACCAAACAGGCGGCCGAGAAAATCCCAGCAGACAAAATCAGCAAGGAAGCACTGCTGGAGTGCGCAGACCTCCTCTCGAGTGCCATCGCTGAGCCAACACCAAACAGCCAGCTGGTGGACACAGGGCATCAGCTGTTGGATTACTGCTCAGGCTACGTGGACTGCATCCCACATACACGCAACAAATTTGCCTTCCGGGAAGCCGTGAGCAAACTGGAACTCAGCCTGCAGGAACTGCAGGTGTCCTCAACAGCTGCTAGTGTCCCTGGGGCAAACCCCGTCCTTAATAACTTATTGTCGTGTGTCCAAGAAATCAGCGATGTGGTGCAAAGGTAG